The Borreliella spielmanii DNA segment TTTTATCAAATTAAGATTTAGATTATAATTTGATTTTGAATTTTATATGTGAGACAATTAAGGGTGTAAATCTTATTTATAGTAGTAGATTTGTGTGTGTATTTCGTGTGCTTTGCTTTGCTTTGTAAGCTGTGGTTTTATTTTAAAATAATAGTAATAATAATTAAAATTGCTTATTACAAGATATAGAAAGCGTAGAAAGTATTAATTAAAACCAGATTGGAAAAATAATTTTGGACTTAGCAATGGAGCTTAATACATTAACTTTTTTTGTTAATACGTTAAAAGACGAATTGTTAAAAACATACACTCGAGTAGCTTATTTTAATTTTTATTTCAAATGCAATGTATCTCAAGTGGCAGAGTATGTTCAAAGGTTTTTATTTAAACTAAAAAATAGGGGTAAAGTTAAAGAACCATTTAGTTAGGTTAAATACGGCAAGATAATTAATCCAATGTAGAGGGCAGGGGAGGAAAGTTTTAATATAGATGCGGAGAAGAGTATATAGAGTGGAGAAGAGACTTGCTAGTGTTTTTAATCCTCCATCTCTTCAGGTGGATAGTAGATAAAATGGAGAATTAGTGGATGTTAGCCTTTCTCTTATTGTTGGCGATCCTGAAGATAAGACGTTGAATGACATTAAAAATATGTATTCTAAGTTTAGAAGCTCACATTAACTAATGCTAGTACTTTTTAGTGATATTATATTATTTTACTATTCTTTAAAGAAGAATATATACTTATTTTTAAATAAAAGGCTACCAATTAAACTCTTTTAAAAAATTGTGATCACTATAATTATTTTTTTTTGCTTTAGCAAAAGTTTTAGAGATTTCTGAAAAAGTTGGAAAAAAATAAGATGATGGGTGATTTGCCATTTTTTTAAAATTTTCATTGAAGTAGTCAAGTATATTACTTTTACGTTTTAATATTTGCATTTTTAATTAAAAATTATAAAGACCTCCACTATTTCTAAATCTTTGATTTAGAAATAGTGGCTTATCTAATGGTTTGAAAATCGAAAACAGCAGCTTAACAAATAAAAACCAATGAATATTTAAAAAATGATTAATTTAAAATATAATTTCTATAGTTAAAGTACTAAAAAATAAATACAAATTTGGACTAATTATATTATATAAAAAGATAAAATTAGTCGTATTTATTATAGTAGAACTTTTAATACCTAACTCTTAAAGTATATTTATTTATATTGCTTTATGGTTTTTGTAAAGTAACTTTTAATTATAAAAATCGAAGGAGAATAGATTTATGAATAAAAAATCTGCTATTTCATTGTTATCTACAATATCAGCCTTCTTATTGGTATTAGGCTGTGATTTATCAAGCAATGATGCTGAAAATAAAATGGATGATATTTCTAATTTAGAAAAGAAATATCTAGATAATTTGAATTATGGATGTTTAAGTGAAAATGAAGGTAGAATTCAAAATTCTCAAATTAAATTAGATGTAAATAATGGCATAAGGCGTTCTTATTCTTCTAGAGAAACCAATGTTTCAAATTCCTATAGTAAAACCTATTCATCTTGCAAGACAAAATCAAAATGATTAATTTATCAAAGAAATAAAAGAATTCTCTGTCCATAATTTAATTGCAAAGGCTTTTAATTTAAACCTATATTCGTAGGTTTAAATGCAGCTTTATAGCTATTGTGTCAGTCAGGGGGAAGTTTGTAAAAGTGCCTCTTTAATAAGGAATTTAAATCTTATTTTTAACATGAAGATTATTATCTTAGAGTTTTACTGGAGGAGTTTCTATAGACATAGTAAAGAAGTATAAATCCCAATAAATCAATTTGGCAAACTTATTCCACCCAAAGTTTATGTAAATTATAAGTGGAATAAGTTTATAATTTTTGTTTAAAAGATAAGGCCTACTTTTTATTGAAGATAAGCTTGATACATTATTACAATTTCAATACATACCTTAAAGGTCGCATATTGAAATTATGTCACTTTTTAGCTTTTCTGTTTCTTCACTTTTTTTTACAATTTGTTTTAAGATTGCATGTACGTGAAATTCAAGATTAGTGTTATTTGTTTTTATAAGATTTTTATCATTTTGATAATCTAATAAAAGTTGGCTTAACATTTCTGAGACGATTGTTTTTGTAGATAATAATTTTTCAAATGAATTTTTAAGATTCTCTAAGTCTAAAATCTCTAGTTTGTTTAGAGTGTCTTTTTTAGAATATAGGCTAACAATCACGTCGTCAATAGTATTTCCCAATTCCTTAAAGATGTTAAATAGGGCGCCTGTTTGGCCTGACAACAGTATGATTTCTGAAAGTTCCTTTAATTTATTAGTATCAATAGCATTTAAGGTGCAATAAACGTATTTTCTATATCTTTTAGATTTTTCAGTATTATCAGCTATATATTCATTTGGTGATGTTGGCCAAAACAATCCTTTGAAAGCTAATATTTCATATTGGTCCGCAGGTTCTTCTTCTAATTTTTTTTTACATATTTTTCTCTATCTGCGCTAGCTGTTTCTATTAAATTTTTTAGATCATCAAGCAGCGTTTTTTTCATTCTTTGATTTTGGGTTACTTCTTTTTTAGGTTTTAATTTCTTATTATTGGATTTTAGTCTTTTTTTGCTAGTAAAGCAATAGTTGCGGCTAATGTTGCAAAAGAAGCATATAACCTTACTAAAGCAGCAGAACAAAATATGTAAAAACTGTATAAAGAGCAATAAGAGCAACTAAAAACACTATCTGATTTCTGATGAAATAAAACAAGCTAAAGAGGCTGTAGAAATAGCTTGGAAAGCCACAGTAAAAGTAAAAGATGAGTTAATGATGTAGAAAATGCAGTCAAAGAGGCATTGGATAAAATAAAGACATAAACTGCGAACAATACAAAACTTGCAGATATAGAAGAAGTAGCAGAGTTAGTATTACAAATAGCCAAAAATGTAGCGGAAATAGCGCAAGAAGTTGTGGCCCTGTTAAATACTTAAATATATTTTTATTAACTAGATTGTGGAATTAGTTAAAGCTTTTAATAATAAATTTCTTAAACAAAAAAATAGCGATACAAAAAATGTAAGGCCAAAATTATAGCTATTTTTAATAATGTTGATGAGTAAATTAATAAAAAAGAATATCTTTTAGTTAAGATATGTGTGGTTACTATTATAAGAGAGTCTTCTTTAAAAGAAGGCTCTAATTTAAATATATTAATATTTAAATATTTTATTATCCATTTTAAGACTTACTTAAAACATTTTTTGCATTTTCAATAAGTTCTTTTATAATCCTATTTCTTCTCATTGTTAAACCTTTTTAAAATAAGAGCTTTCCGAGCTCTTTAAAGTATTTTTTATTTTATTTAAAGCCTGTTTAGATAATTGTGATACTGACCTATTTTCACTTTCCAATCTTTTAATAATTCCCTCTTTTAAACTTTCCTTAACTTTACATAAAAATAAAGCAGCAGCTCTTATATTTTGTTTTGCAATATCAATATAGCTCATGATTTCATCAAGTTTATCTCCCATATTTAAATTATTTTGCAATTGTGTTAGTTTCTTTGTGTGATTTCTATTATTATGATCGTTTTTATTAATGATGTTTTTTTGTTTCTAG contains these protein-coding regions:
- a CDS encoding P12 family lipoprotein — its product is MQNNLNMGDKLDEIMSYIDIAKQNIRAAALFLCKVKESLKEGIIKRLESENRSVSQLSKQALNKIKNTLKSSESSYFKKV
- a CDS encoding OspD family protein, encoding MKQAKEAVEIAWKATVKVKDELMM
- a CDS encoding virulence associated lipoprotein, translating into MFWPTSPNEYIADNTEKSKRYRKYVYCTLNAIDTNKLKELSEIILLSGQTGALFNIFKELGNTIDDVIVSLYSKKDTLNKLEILDLENLKNSFEKLLSTKTIVSEMLSQLLLDYQNDKNLIKTNNTNLEFHVHAILKQIVKKSEETEKLKSDIISICDL
- a CDS encoding DUF5425 family lipoprotein, with product MNKKSAISLLSTISAFLLVLGCDLSSNDAENKMDDISNLEKKYLDNLNYGCLSENEGRIQNSQIKLDVNNGIRRSYSSRETNVSNSYSKTYSSCKTKSK